The Topomyia yanbarensis strain Yona2022 chromosome 3, ASM3024719v1, whole genome shotgun sequence nucleotide sequence tcgaacccaagccaactaggttcactcaaatctatagaaggctactgtagcctttgtacagactctattcagcagcctagacttgtcggtacatcggtgaaatcttaagcattcgatgtatgcaagattggtgcagacagtaaggtaagtgcttagtattcaacaggttgctggttcggatccaggtacgtgatatgatatccaacaaggtaatacaatttttctcgaactgtaacgtaacactaataaaagaatatggcttccaaagagattgatggcgtgtgtaacttgaaataaatgtcttttttaacaattttcctatgataattctctccgctgaatagcggtaacgaaaaggtttattgataaagctgaaaTGTGGctttcttcaggctgtatacgtgctgaagaattgttctttcatgtgtcttaatcagacaagctgaataaattctccaaatcccggatgtttaagggtggaataaacgatatatgattacacgtatacttccaatgttcagctagagctgaataaagcaactgttaaaacgtttatgaaaccacgaaatgtttgttgggtaaTGTTTTAACATTTTCCACATCCACATAGTTTAACGAAGTTCAAAATTCCTATGCCATATGTTTGCAACTAGTAGGAATTATTGCAACTTTTGAGAAATCGTAGTTGGACAAAAAGCCTTCGATATGTTTTCGATGTTAAAACGAATTGTGCAGATTCATAGTTTATTAAATGTAAATGTAGAAAACGCTTTTGAAATATGTaataaaacatgaaaaaagCAATCCAATAGTAAATCCTCTGAAAAAACAATTCCTTATAAATAAAATTGCTGTAAAAACAATGTAAAGCAATGTCTGGGGCTTCAAAATCTACAACGAAGCAACAAtgaaaatcgttgtttttgattTCAGAATGTATGGGAAAAGATCAATATTTTCATTGTTACATACCTTAACGACCTCCCTTTTCAATGTAAAAAACGGGTTTAATGAAATTGGATGTAGAAACAATAATTATCATTATATTATTGATGGCATTTAAAACTGGACTCCATAAAAGTGcgatttttcttataaaagtgCGCTTTTACATTGAATCGTTTTCATGTATGAGGCGCACTTATTCCTCGTTGGATAATACATAAGTGCGTAATAGACAGCAGGACAAGTCAATGTAAAAGCGCAGTTTTATTTACGTTTCCGCACTTTTAGTCGCACTTATTATGTGGGCAATGCGCTATATTTTCGTTGTAATTCCTTCAGCATTTCTAATTAATaaacattgtttttcgatgaatgtaacaataaaaaatgttgtaattctgttgtgcatttctgttCGGGTGTTTACACAAAACTCCTGGTTGTAaaaactagcagacaaataacttggtgttttcctcctattttgttaaaagttgcagcaacgcgcgacgggtattagctagtattatatatctatatatataaaagtcaaagtttgtatgtatatgatttatagactcccaaacggcttaaccgatttccgtaaaaatttgcacacagtaggtatttggtatggggcgtgtttgtgtgctattagatggagattatctgcccgccagatggcgctttggaacaaattgtgttttcctcctatttcattgaaaatcgcagcaacgcgcgatgggtattagctagtctatctatatatataaaagtcaaagtttgtatgtatatgatttatagactcccaaacggcttaaccgacttccgtaaaaaattatacacagtaggtatttgttatggagtgtgtttgtgtgctattggttggggattatctgcccgccagatggcgctacggaacaaatggtgttttcctcctattacgttgaaaatcgcagcaacgtgcgatgggtattagctagttttcaataaaactggaataacccattaaacgtcaacctgggtatgtttcacccattatttttcgcagaactgttacaacaaaatgcgtaaaaaatacccattcatgaaattcgcgccagaatgaaaaatactgtcaatagaattatttatgaatttaaaaaaaaaaaacaaaatagcattcatttcacattattttttCCTTATAAAAGTATAAGAATCTAGATAGAAAATAAAACCgtcaactggatatatttttggtggctggatcttttggctgctctaaaaatgccgaactatcgccactgagaactgacatacaagtaaagttttcaacttgtgtaagaaataaaactgtcgctttgaaatgacaacagcaagtagcaacttgccacttggcggcgcttcgatcgaccagcaatcgctatacgggacttatatgcaaacttggatataATGGTGGCTCAtgcatgcaaacctgtatgcgatggtgattttcaacgtattttcatttaaatgtttacacaggtttttcgggaaagtttgttccagattatatgtctgttctctgtgctatcgcatattttcaacatcctcagtagtctaaacagacgtCGTTTTTGGAGCATTGGCGAAATGTTCagtttccgccacggactccgatgcagggcgataatttgcaggttccactacgatccttagtttgcaggttaaatCGCTTGCAATAatgcttaaggatttttcacccattatccCATTGACATTagctcatcgagtagttgtgaaatggataaaaagtactcattgttagaaacaaaaaatacccattttttgacagctcgaataacttcggAAAATgagcaatttgaatacataaaatgggtaaagttttttttaccgtgtacccgatttaacctcaatctcggaCTAACacaaccagagttaaaaatattcaaattcattgaatgaaaattgatcatattcagccacattcattttcaatattcagtgacgcagctgaaaacgtcaaacgaacaattcgcccattcatccatgcagattttcattcgtctccgattattacacgaagcgaccgtacaacaacgaatcaaacgaatcaaagtaggccctggcacaaggtaagcgatgatgattgttgtttcatatgctttaccggcatttgaaaacattttccttgataattagtgaaatgaatatattgtacgatattcaactgaatgaataacatgtatATTTGaacgaatattttttgtattcaccgcgagtcgcatcaggttcactttcagccgtcaaaaaagagcttcgattatttgtaaCTCTGAACACAACTCCACATAGATTAGTCAATATGGGCACAATGAGGTacatataggtgtggcagaacacacggtttgctagtgttggcctaggtgttggcaaccaaaaatatgtaaacaatccagaagcacaacgggtcgacgtcatagcggtcacatgattcaatgggagcggaacgaccggtatgacgaaagcaagtcgatttatactgtgatcactcacaccactcatgtaagattcatcttacgaataccaaagtgccatcttcgccagatctgtatatacgacattgcCTCGGACACCCCTAACCCGTATGtattagagcactctagttagagtgtggccaagaggccatgacgtgtccaaacgaacatgaaatttgacatattcacaatagaaatgtcagatttctgctcgtttggattagaaaaactctagaaagagaactgcggagattccattttggatcgattggattcgcgtttagctgtcaaaaaacgaatccaatccaacattgcctatccttataacattggacgtgttgccatgcaatgccggggcatacgttgccaaaaatgctgtttttctctccgcagttctcttactagagtttttctagtttggATACGTCAGACGCGTCTTGgccgcactctaactagagtgctctagtatGTATTgaacaaagagaatagggaaagagacgaatagtgtgaagccaaaaataccttattgagcagaccaatcgtgcaatgtaaataaacattactcatgcctgagttggaggagataagtattgtaaatctatcagaaaagaaatttgaattttcgtcagaatttagtgcaatcgtgattgtaaggtgcattctagagtctatgtatgagtaaaaacaaactttagaattatttcatctctttgtttcaaaatgcacatcgtttgataaacaaatccaacgatcgacaaaaggtttgttttcaaaatataataggagtcatttaaagtgttgcctttggaaacggttgccaaattctagtgttgaaatcatcgtaaagggagtgttgccgttttgactgattttcactctgcgtctctttcactattctctttggtattgaactgacatgagTCAACATCGAGATGCATTATAGTATaggtgttcacattcgtcaagTTTGAGTGTGTTGGATTGTTGCTAGTGAAATTAATCATGGCGGCCCAGGACCGCGCAGCACATaatcaacaaaccgaccaattgaaacgaagcttgtaagcacgtggtaaaaataagtatggcgtccgggatcgcgaaagagcaaatgtttacatcactaaccaatcagaatgaagtatgagaccacgtgcttctgttttcttcttcattcttgtttgcccgaaaaaagtgacagctgatgcacacatagaaaaaaaaatgtgtacaccTGTATACACCTCGACTGTGtgcacacaaattatgggccccgccagagatgccagatttgcagacatgtctgcaaattcgcagacttttaatttaagctgcagattttttcgatgacgcagatatttgcagattttttagtttggttgcagatatttgcagattttttggtttggttgcagatatttgcagatttttgaatataaaggcttttggttacactagctttcctcacattttttgttcttcccagacttttaaaattattattgcagacatttgaaaaaagtacctggcatctctgggcCCCGCTGAGAGCTCAGATTGCTCTGCTCGATTTGCTGCAAGCTCGATTCGCACAAGATAGAAACGATACGGCATAACTCGATTTTTAGATGTTTGGCATCGAGGTTAAATCTTGGACAATAAATTAAAGAAGTGTTGTTTACGACATATTGATGAATCACAAACAGTTTATACCATGGTGCATCAATAATAAAACGTATCTGAACATCGCTAAGTCGTGTCGTATGGAATCGATTCTGTCGATTGTGGATCGAGCTTAACACGTTTTAAATGTTGGCTTGGAAATCAATTCGGCATAGAACTCTATGCTAGTATGTTAAGGGGTAAAAGTGTTCATATAGTCACAGGTTTATCACAAACATTATCCTTTATTATTGTAAATCCGTTTAATCCCTTCGTTGGTGTCTAGGGCATAAAACCTCATCTTCGAGGGTTGAAACAACCTCGGCGGGTGCCAGCAGCAAATGATCATACTGACCATCTTTCGATAGCTGCTCGGGGCCTTTCAATGCATACTGACGAATGAAATCTTCCACAACTTCTCGTTGGAGGACAGAAAACTCTAATAGTGCACCCCACGACAAAATCGCAAATGGACGTTCTTTGGAAGGAAGATCCGATGGAGTAATTATGTGCCGGTAAAGACAACTTTTGACAATCTGCTTCAGTTCCTCAATCTGTTGCTTATTGGCACAGGGATGGTACAGAGCAATTATTGCACCATGCTCACTGTTATGTAGCCATCGCTGAGGCGGAACGTATTTGTACTCGCCATAACGGGGCCACAACGGACGATGGGTACCACTGGAAAGTAACGATAGCTTTTAAAATGTATACCTTATTTGTAAATTACGTCATCTTACTAAGTTGGAATAGGACTCTCGTATTCAATGCTGGAATTCATACATTTATGAATAGCCACATATGCATCCGGAATATTATTCAGAGTTATCAGTGGTTCCACATTGTAGTCACCACGATAGTCTCGTTTGCTGTCCAGACACATGTATACTGTAGAATGACTGATATTGTACGGATCgaaatcaatttttaaattcgTTCGAGCATCGTCACATTCTGCGTTCTGAATCCCCATTACAATTCGACCATGTTCGTCTCGCACTGGGTGTAAGGTACTATTCAAATGAGTCTCGTTCTTTTCTGTTGTTTGCAACTTGAGTACATCCGGCGATTTGGGGAACCAATTACCTTTCCATTCTGCAGCAGAATGTAGAACAGCGTTAGTAGGTTGATTATAGCTTTTGGTAGATATATTTACCTCCATCAATAGTAGCAGTTGATGCGTGCAATAGCAATAAGTAAAGCAGATATTCAATCATATCGTTTTATTTAATCTCTATTATTAAATGCACAAAAATAGCTATTACTAAAAATGACAAACAAAATCTGTGTTTACATCTAGATTTGAATTACTTTGTATCCCATAAACTTTTTAGGGATGTTCGATTAGTTCTCGATTAATCGAACTAATCGATTATTACGAAAACTATCACTGAACGCAGAAAtcatacacgcagaaaaaagatttgtaggttcaataaaatgatgcattaaattcaataaattaaattattggtcgggagacaataaaatgatttattgaattcaataaaatttatttattgtttcaattaaaaaaataatcgttccgtttttcaataattattttattgaaattaaaagaaaattactaGATactaaaaatgcatttattgaaagcaaaaatttgttgttgttctaataaaaaaatattttcaaaccaataattttgtttgttaaagtgataaacaataaatgattggattcaataacacatatttttgctttaaatatgctaaatttttctgcgtgtataaGATTTTTAGCgggccttacacgttcaatatttttgtcaatactagacagtattgacaaaagtcgacacagatctttcattagggcctaagtcgcaatgtactcaaatggagaaaaatcagtttcaatattcggcgaaggttttctaaatgtagtttttattgtaggtataaacaaagagaatagggaaagagacgaagactgaaaatcagtcaaaacggcaacactccctttatgatgatttcaacactagaattttggtaaccgcttccacaggcagcactttaaatgactcctattatattttgaaaacaaaccgtatgtcgatcgttggatttgtttatcaaacgatgcgcatttcgaaacaaagagatgaaataattctaaagcttgtttttactcatacatatactctagaatgcacctcacaatcacgcttgaaccaaattctgacgaaaattgaaatttcttttttaatagatgtacaatacttatctcctccaactcaggcatgagtaatgtttatttacattgcacgattggtctgctcaataaggtatttttggcttcacactattcgcctctttccctattctctttgggtataaattactttatgaccgtgtttttccggaagcatttttcgttaaaccttatgacaatataacaaagaatttaattcctatgtgcttttagtgggtagaaactaaaaaaatgcttacgcccaatttgcatcccagtcgtgatttcgcccttcaacaaccaccatttgcggaagggctaaaccatgtacataattttcagaagggcgcggtaaatgggctaaactgactctgtcttgctgggtagggctgggtaaatgggcgagcttgacagtatactttttagtagggctcagcaaatgggcgcatagaaacccaatgtaaaaaaagggcgcgtgaatcttttcttcaaatatcatgaaaatatcgaaatattcgaatgtttatgtgcaacaactatcgagtagacatgatcatagtagatattgcttatcatttatataacagaatcgccgtttattcttttatttgtgaataataaccgtacgcccgcttctgtctaaaaatgtaagtttggcctttatattccatatgagaaaaagggcctaagtcgaaatctcgaagaaaatgcatgtttcgccgttttgttttctttaattatacatcgaactaaaaaccattttaactaattttcacctcaatcttgtagtatttttgttgcataatgtcgtaatagcgaaaacgcagtttgtttacatttgcgatttaagccccaatgaaaaatctatgtcgaagtattgtacgtgtaatcgAAAAAActtgtattgacgatgtggatttcaaatgggattgaaatattgtaacaatatcgtcaatacgcgtattgacaaaaatattgaacgtgcaAGGGCCGCTTATGTGAAAACACACATCATTATTTTCCATGCAGTTTTCCACATAATTCATAAGTGCATATCACAGAGATTCCTGATATGCTCACGATTACGTCCATTGGAACACTCGcatacattctatgtgaaataTCAATGATTGTtatatagacttttctacggttCATGTACGTACAGTgtaagtgttcgtgagaccgggcgACAAGAACCTAGACAAGAACTCAATGTTTTTGTCTATCCAGCTTTTACGTGTCATAATGGCGgcctaaattgttcagttcgtaatacgtttattGGCCCTtatttgacaataatcgtttacgtcaaccgCCCAGTGAGGTTAAGTTatcctacgttagtccaatgcTTTGTATGTTTATCCAATGAACACCCAACATCttcaactgggcgttgctgtcaagctggcgtaaacgaAGGACAAAGGATAGGTTtgaaccaacgacacgactagacgcTCAATGTAATatcctaagagaagagaagacaatcgcgtagccaatatgatccagtcctaacctcaatattgaaccagcttctgattggtcgttttgccagtcaagagcgttcataatattttcaaacgggatgaaaaacagtgctgctgaatttattttggctacaTTTCATATAcatgaacatttcatgcaaattgaataaataccctgaatgacgatagaactacgtgtattgttaagaaagactcaaataaactaaaaattcaatttttaaatgcagcaaGTATTCTGAATTCTTGACTGAGGTGTGGTATCTAGAGATTAACGGGTCCGTGTGTCTGTGAGCAAAAAGACAGACAGTGTGTTATGTCAGTGAGTGAATAAACGGTTGGAGGTTACTCCACATTAAAATAGGATATTATAAGGTATTTTACATTGTAATTTCTAGGATATCacattggcgatcctgccaCGATAGTTGCATTTCATTGAATATATAAAGTTCAACGTAATGAGCCATCAAAATGATACAAAAGCGCTGAAATCGCAAGTACATATGACGGAAAGAAATGGGAATGCAAAAGGGAGAGAGAAGCACAAAACAGAAGTACAAAATCCAACTTGCGCTAAGTTAAGCTTAAAGCCAAGAGATATTCAATGCGAAACTTGCGAAGAGTTTCAGCTCAATGCCAAGAGATAACTTTCAACTGAGTCGGGCTTTGCCCAAGACCGGTGATAAATTTCGTCGAGTAAAGCTCAAGACAAATTAAATAATACACCCAAGCTAAAAGAAACAGCATAGATTCTAAAAGCTGAAAACAACAATCAAAACCAATGGCGTGCATTTTACAGAAGTAAGCCAACGCTATTGCTCTCTCTCTCTTACTATAAATTTGTGACGTGACCAATTATGATTTCCATACACCTTTAATTTTCATTCCGTTACTAATACCTTCAAAATGACATTTAATCACATCTGTTTACTCTATCTGACTACCCGCACGCAAAACATCCCAAACAAATTTTTCCATAAAGCGGCAGGTTACAGCGAGTAGCCCAGAACCAAGTTCCAGTTGCCTACCGCTTGCCAGCATCTAGTTGAAACTACCTAGTCGCCAGTCCTTTTGCTGGGATAGGTTGAGGCTCACCATTTCCAGAGAAATTATTCTGGCGTTTACATTACTTGTCTTTTTCTATTCCAATAGGTATGTGTGTAGTGCATGTGTTCTCATAAAGCTGGAGCATACCAAAGAACAAGACGAATAGATACTCAATCGAAACGTACGTCGGGTGCACAGATGTAAACTGCTGCACTGATCTATTTAGAAGCTATTTCAAAACAAGGAAGAGTGAGAAGACAACAATAACTGGCGTGGACGTATGTCGAGAGCATTAAAATGTGGAACGGGTAGAAAAAAAAACGGATTTATtgcccgtataaataaataccattttagaaatcttcggaaccatttcctaactattcatataatactcaccatattgggaatactactgatacaTTCTAccattataattcaactattataCTACCATACTCATTAAGTAACCATTTCCAATGccttccgtgtatcctatattgaAGATTCGTATACTACATTGTACTTTTGCGCCAGAGGTTATACTGCTTTGGTGGTCTTTGTTATGCGTACATCTGTTTACGCtgctccaaaaacctgtagattaatatgattaaaaatccgcgtcttacaatattacggcgatagctcaaaTGGATAAAGCGTCAGTCCACTTTGTGTCAACGAAGTTCTCTTCAGAAGATAGCGTGTAACAAGATAAAacttcatcaatcgatagaattgaaatgttgaaggggaagagatttttttccccagctaatattttatccatcgctagacctaaaatatgcatgccaccataatctgtatggttcttgaatggtatgttgtcaaaatgtatatggaaaacaacacattttggtatggtgactgttcttaacaacccgttgtttgtatggtcgagtatggaaaaacgacactggttatgttcgatattatactaggcaatggttaatctattgttgaacgaaccatattgaaaatggttttgcaacgattgatgcaatggttggcatatggtacacatt carries:
- the LOC131692369 gene encoding uncharacterized protein LOC131692369 → MIEYLLYLLLLHASTATIDGEWKGNWFPKSPDVLKLQTTEKNETHLNSTLHPVRDEHGRIVMGIQNAECDDARTNLKIDFDPYNISHSTVYMCLDSKRDYRGDYNVEPLITLNNIPDAYVAIHKCMNSSIEYESPIPTYGTHRPLWPRYGEYKYVPPQRWLHNSEHGAIIALYHPCANKQQIEELKQIVKSCLYRHIITPSDLPSKERPFAILSWGALLEFSVLQREVVEDFIRQYALKGPEQLSKDGQYDHLLLAPAEVVSTLEDEVLCPRHQRRD